From the unidentified bacterial endosymbiont genome, one window contains:
- the lolA gene encoding outer membrane lipoprotein chaperone LolA has protein sequence MKKIAIACALLTSFVATSVWADAASDLKNRLDKVSSFHASFTQKVTDGSGNAVQEGQGDLWVKRPNLFNWHMTQPDESILVSDGRTLWFFNPFVEQATATWLNDATSNTPFMLIARNQSSDWQQYNIKQNGDEFVLTPKDSNGNLKQFTINVSSNGTINQFGAVEQDGQRSSYQLKTQQNGAIDASKFTFTPPQGVTVDDQRK, from the coding sequence ATGAAAAAAATCGCAATCGCCTGTGCATTACTCACCAGTTTTGTCGCCACTAGCGTCTGGGCTGATGCAGCCAGCGACCTTAAAAACCGACTGGATAAAGTCAGCAGCTTCCACGCCAGCTTCACGCAAAAGGTGACGGACGGCAGCGGCAACGCGGTGCAGGAAGGTCAGGGCGACTTGTGGGTGAAACGCCCGAATCTGTTTAACTGGCATATGACCCAGCCGGATGAAAGCATCCTGGTGTCTGACGGCAGAACTCTGTGGTTCTTCAACCCCTTTGTTGAGCAGGCAACGGCGACCTGGCTGAACGATGCGACCAGCAATACGCCCTTTATGCTGATTGCCCGTAACCAGTCCAGCGACTGGCAGCAGTACAACATTAAACAGAACGGTGATGAATTTGTCCTGACGCCGAAAGACAGTAACGGCAATCTCAAGCAGTTCACCATTAACGTGAGCAGCAACGGGACCATCAATCAGTTCGGTGCGGTTGAGCAGGATGGTCAGCGCAGCAGCTATCAGCTCAAAACGCAGCAGAATGGCGCTATTGATGCATCGAAATTCACCTTTACCCCGCCACAGGGCGTAACGGTGGACGACCAACGTAAGTAA
- the lrp gene encoding leucine-responsive transcriptional regulator Lrp, whose protein sequence is MVDSKKRPGKDLDRIDRNILNELQKDGRISNVELSKRVGLSPTPCLERVRRLERQGFIQGYTALLNPHYLDASLLVFVEITLNRGAPDVFEQFNTAVQKLEEIQECHLVSGDFDYLLKTRVPDMSAYRKLLGETLLRLPGVNDTRTYVVMEEVKQSNRLVIKTR, encoded by the coding sequence ATGGTAGATAGCAAGAAGCGCCCTGGCAAAGATCTCGACCGTATCGATCGTAACATTCTTAATGAATTGCAGAAGGATGGGCGTATTTCCAACGTCGAGCTTTCTAAACGTGTGGGGCTTTCCCCGACGCCGTGCCTTGAGCGTGTGCGCCGACTGGAAAGACAGGGTTTTATTCAGGGCTATACGGCTCTGCTGAACCCGCATTATCTGGATGCCTCACTTCTGGTATTTGTTGAGATTACTCTGAATCGTGGTGCGCCGGATGTGTTTGAACAATTCAATACCGCTGTACAAAAACTTGAAGAAATTCAAGAGTGTCATCTGGTGTCCGGTGATTTTGACTACCTGTTGAAAACCCGCGTACCCGATATGTCCGCCTACCGTAAGCTGCTGGGTGAAACCCTGCTGCGTCTGCCTGGCGTGAATGACACCCGCACCTATGTGGTGATGGAAGAGGTCAAACAGAGCAATCGTCTGGTAATTAAGACGCGCTAA
- the cydC gene encoding heme ABC transporter ATP-binding protein/permease CydC — protein sequence MRTLLPYLALYKRHKWMLTLGIILAIITLLASIGLLTLSGWFLSASAMAGFAGLYSFNYMLPAAGVRGTAITRTAGRYFERLVSHDATFRVLQHLRIYAFSKLLPLSPAGLSRFRQGELLNRVVADVDTLDHLYLRVISPIVGAFVVIVVVTLGLCVLDVPIALTLGGIMLLTLILLPPLFYRAGKSTGEKLTRLRGEYRQQLTSWLQGQAELTLFGASKRYRSRMESTELNWHEAQRRQSELTAFSQALMTLIGGVAVIAMLWMASGGVGDNTQPGALIALFVFCALAAFEALAPVTGAFQHLGQVIASALRITGIVEQKPEVTFSAEQTPVPTQVALTLHDVMFAYDRQAQNALEGITLSVNAGQRIAILGRTGCGKSTLLQLLTRAWDPQHGQIHFNGTPLADFSEQSLRKTVSVVPQRVHLFSATLRDNLLLAAPDASDDTLRTVLEQVGLHKLLEDEGLNGWLGEGGRQLSGGELRRLAIARALLHDAPLMLLDEPTEGLDATTESQILDLLARVMAGKTVLVVTHRLRGLAGFDSIIVMDNGHIIEQGSHAELLAKQGRYYQFKQRL from the coding sequence ATGCGCACCCTGCTCCCCTACCTTGCACTGTATAAACGCCACAAATGGATGCTGACGCTGGGGATTATTCTGGCGATTATCACCCTTCTCGCCAGTATCGGGCTGCTCACCCTCTCGGGATGGTTCCTGTCGGCCTCTGCCATGGCGGGCTTTGCCGGATTATACAGCTTCAACTATATGCTCCCGGCTGCGGGCGTGCGCGGTACTGCCATTACCCGTACTGCCGGACGTTATTTCGAGCGTCTGGTTAGCCACGACGCGACGTTCCGCGTGCTACAGCACCTGCGGATTTACGCCTTCAGCAAGCTGTTGCCCCTCTCCCCTGCCGGGCTGTCGCGTTTTCGCCAGGGCGAGTTGCTCAACCGCGTGGTTGCGGATGTCGATACCCTTGACCACCTCTACCTGCGCGTGATTTCCCCCATTGTTGGCGCATTTGTAGTGATCGTGGTGGTGACGCTGGGGCTGTGCGTGCTTGACGTTCCCATCGCGCTGACGCTCGGCGGCATCATGTTACTGACGCTTATTCTTCTTCCGCCGCTGTTTTACCGTGCCGGTAAATCAACCGGTGAAAAGCTGACGCGTCTGCGGGGAGAGTACCGCCAGCAGCTGACATCCTGGCTGCAGGGACAGGCTGAGCTCACCCTTTTTGGCGCCAGTAAGCGCTACCGTTCGCGCATGGAAAGTACTGAGCTAAACTGGCACGAAGCGCAGCGTCGCCAGTCTGAGCTGACCGCCTTCTCACAGGCGCTGATGACGTTAATTGGCGGCGTGGCCGTCATTGCTATGCTGTGGATGGCCTCCGGCGGCGTGGGCGATAACACCCAGCCCGGCGCGCTGATCGCCCTGTTTGTTTTTTGCGCGCTGGCCGCGTTTGAAGCGCTGGCGCCGGTGACGGGGGCGTTCCAGCACCTGGGGCAAGTCATCGCCTCTGCTCTGCGCATCACCGGGATTGTCGAGCAGAAGCCGGAAGTCACGTTTAGCGCAGAGCAGACCCCGGTCCCCACGCAGGTGGCGCTCACGTTGCATGACGTCATGTTTGCCTATGACAGGCAAGCCCAAAACGCGCTGGAGGGGATCACCCTTTCTGTCAATGCCGGACAGCGCATCGCTATCCTTGGCCGAACCGGTTGCGGGAAATCAACGTTATTACAGCTCCTGACCCGCGCATGGGATCCACAGCACGGGCAGATTCACTTCAACGGCACACCGCTGGCGGATTTTAGCGAACAGAGCTTGCGTAAGACCGTGAGCGTTGTACCGCAGCGCGTGCACCTTTTCAGCGCCACGTTGCGCGATAACCTGCTGCTGGCCGCGCCAGACGCGTCCGACGATACACTGCGGACGGTGCTGGAACAGGTGGGGCTGCATAAGCTTCTTGAGGATGAAGGGCTTAACGGCTGGCTGGGCGAAGGCGGCCGCCAGCTTTCCGGCGGTGAGCTGCGTCGTCTGGCGATTGCGCGCGCCCTGCTGCACGATGCCCCGCTAATGTTGCTCGACGAACCGACAGAAGGGTTGGACGCAACCACCGAAAGCCAAATTCTTGATTTACTGGCCAGGGTTATGGCCGGTAAAACGGTACTGGTCGTGACCCATCGCCTGCGCGGACTGGCGGGGTTTGATAGTATAATTGTGATGGACAATGGCCACATTATTGAGCAAGGTAGTCACGCAGAACTGTTAGCGAAACAGGGCCGCTATTACCAGTTTAAACAGCGTCTGTAG
- a CDS encoding DNA translocase FtsK 4TM domain-containing protein: protein MSQEYTEDKEVTLSKLSSGRRLLEALLIVIALFAVWLMVALISFNPSDPSWSQTAWHEPIHNLGGVPGAWLADTLLFIFGVMAYTIPVIIIGGCWFAWRHRQNDDYIDYFAVSLRLIGALALILTSCGLAAINADDIWYFASGGVIGSLLSSVLKPMLHSSGGTLTLLCVWAAGLTLFTGWSWVSIAEKIGSFILTLLTFASNRTRRDDTWVDEDEDEDEYEDEYEEDDDAPVQRHESRRARILRGALARRQRVAEKFANPLGRKTDAALFSGKRMDEDEQVEYRAAGAAVDPEDVLFSGNRALPGDFDEYDPLLHGHPVTEPVAVAAAATTAAQAYAAPVQAVMPTAPVPAPDSVIQRSQVNWQTAPGVHTPEPVIAPEPESYVPVQQEQWQQPLQPEPVYEPQGYSHVEQPAAQPYQEYVPEPVEPYVAPQPEPDVMEEAKPSRPPMYYFEEVEERRAREREQLAAWYQPVPEPVQEPVTKAPAVSVPPVDATAAMAPVAESVKQATAATVAAAPVFSLAGSAPRPQVKEGIGPQLPRPNRVRVPTRRELASYGIKLPSQRMTQEHAREPGYEDDADELHQDELARQFAAQQNQRYGDAYQHPEPVQEDEDNAAEAELARQFAATQQQRYSGDQPTGANPFSLADFEFSPLKDLVDDGPSEPLFTPGVMPEAEPVRQPPAPAPQAYVQPQQQPQKQQLAAQPWTQQPPPQRPPQYQQPQESLIHPLLMRNGDSRPLQRPSTPLPSLDLLTPPPSEVEPVDTFALEQMARLVEARLADFRIKADVVNYSPGPVITRFELNLAPGVKAARISNLSRDLARSLSTVAVRVVEVIPGKPYVGLELPNKKRQTVYLREVLDNTKFRDNPSPLTVVLGKDIAGDPVVADLAKMPHLLVAGTTGSGKSVGVNAMILSMLYKAQPEDVRFIMIDPKMLELSVYEGIPHLLTEVVTDMKDAANALRWSVNEMERRYKLMSALGVRNLAGYNEKIAEAVRMGRPIPDPYWKPGDSMDAQHPVLEKLPYIVVLVDEFADLMMTVGKKVEELIARLAQKARAAGIHLVLATQRPSVDVITGLIKANIPTRIAFTVSSKIDSRTILDQGGAESLLGMGDMLFSGPNSTSPVRVHGAFVRDEEVHAVVQDWKARGRPQYVDGITSESESEGGGGGMDGGEELDPLFDQAVNFVTEKRKASISGVQRQFRIGYNRAARIIEQMEAQGIVSEQGHNGNREVLAPPPFD, encoded by the coding sequence TTGAGCCAGGAATACACTGAAGACAAAGAAGTCACACTATCTAAGCTAAGCAGCGGACGTCGTCTCCTTGAGGCGTTGCTGATAGTTATTGCCCTTTTTGCCGTCTGGCTGATGGTTGCCTTAATCAGCTTTAACCCCTCAGACCCGAGCTGGTCGCAGACCGCGTGGCACGAGCCTATCCATAATTTAGGCGGCGTCCCCGGCGCCTGGCTTGCGGACACCCTCCTGTTCATTTTCGGTGTGATGGCTTACACCATTCCCGTCATCATTATTGGCGGATGCTGGTTTGCCTGGCGGCACCGTCAAAATGATGATTACATCGATTACTTTGCGGTGTCGTTGCGTTTGATTGGCGCGCTGGCGCTGATCCTCACCTCCTGCGGGCTGGCGGCCATTAACGCTGATGATATCTGGTATTTCGCGTCCGGCGGGGTGATTGGCAGTCTGCTGAGTTCCGTGTTGAAGCCGATGCTTCACAGCAGCGGCGGCACCCTGACGCTGCTGTGTGTCTGGGCGGCAGGTTTAACGCTGTTCACCGGCTGGTCGTGGGTGAGCATTGCCGAGAAGATCGGCAGCTTTATCCTTACGCTTCTGACCTTCGCCAGCAATCGTACCCGCCGTGATGATACGTGGGTCGACGAAGACGAAGACGAAGACGAATATGAAGATGAGTACGAAGAGGATGACGATGCGCCCGTGCAGCGTCATGAGTCTCGTCGTGCGCGCATTCTGCGCGGTGCGCTGGCGCGTCGTCAGCGCGTCGCTGAAAAATTTGCCAATCCACTTGGCCGTAAAACCGATGCGGCGCTTTTCTCCGGCAAACGTATGGATGAAGACGAGCAGGTTGAGTACCGTGCCGCAGGAGCGGCCGTCGATCCAGAAGATGTGCTCTTCTCAGGCAACCGCGCGCTGCCGGGTGATTTTGACGAGTACGATCCGTTGTTGCACGGCCACCCGGTAACCGAGCCGGTTGCGGTGGCTGCAGCCGCTACCACGGCGGCCCAGGCGTACGCCGCGCCTGTCCAGGCGGTCATGCCCACCGCGCCCGTTCCGGCGCCGGACTCCGTTATCCAGCGCTCTCAGGTTAACTGGCAGACCGCGCCAGGCGTGCACACCCCGGAACCGGTTATTGCGCCTGAGCCTGAAAGCTATGTGCCGGTACAGCAGGAGCAATGGCAGCAGCCCTTACAGCCGGAGCCGGTGTATGAGCCGCAGGGGTATTCGCACGTCGAGCAGCCCGCCGCCCAGCCGTATCAGGAGTATGTGCCTGAGCCGGTCGAGCCCTACGTTGCGCCACAGCCGGAACCTGACGTGATGGAAGAGGCGAAGCCCTCGCGTCCGCCGATGTACTATTTCGAAGAGGTCGAGGAGCGTCGTGCCCGCGAGCGCGAACAGCTGGCGGCCTGGTATCAGCCCGTACCTGAACCCGTTCAGGAGCCAGTCACCAAAGCGCCTGCCGTTTCTGTACCGCCGGTAGATGCTACAGCGGCCATGGCTCCGGTGGCTGAGAGCGTGAAGCAAGCCACTGCCGCTACCGTCGCGGCTGCACCGGTCTTTAGCCTGGCAGGCAGTGCGCCACGCCCTCAGGTGAAAGAGGGGATTGGTCCTCAACTGCCTCGCCCTAACCGCGTGCGCGTGCCAACCCGTCGTGAGCTGGCCTCCTATGGTATTAAGCTGCCGTCCCAGCGTATGACACAAGAGCACGCGCGCGAGCCAGGTTATGAAGACGATGCCGACGAACTGCACCAGGATGAGCTGGCGCGTCAATTCGCCGCGCAGCAGAATCAACGCTACGGCGACGCGTACCAACACCCTGAGCCTGTGCAGGAAGACGAAGATAATGCGGCAGAAGCGGAGTTAGCCCGCCAGTTTGCCGCCACTCAGCAGCAGCGCTATTCCGGCGATCAACCCACCGGCGCGAACCCGTTCTCGCTGGCTGATTTCGAATTCTCGCCGCTGAAGGACCTGGTGGATGATGGCCCGAGCGAGCCATTGTTTACCCCGGGCGTGATGCCGGAAGCCGAACCCGTACGTCAGCCGCCGGCTCCAGCGCCGCAGGCTTACGTGCAGCCACAGCAGCAACCACAGAAACAGCAACTCGCAGCGCAACCCTGGACGCAGCAGCCGCCGCCTCAACGGCCGCCGCAGTATCAGCAGCCTCAGGAGAGCCTTATCCATCCGCTGCTGATGCGTAACGGTGACAGCCGTCCGCTGCAGCGCCCGAGCACGCCGCTGCCGTCGCTTGACCTGTTAACGCCGCCGCCGTCAGAGGTAGAGCCTGTCGATACCTTTGCTCTGGAGCAGATGGCGCGGCTGGTGGAAGCGCGTCTGGCAGACTTCCGCATCAAAGCGGATGTGGTGAACTATTCTCCGGGGCCGGTTATCACCCGCTTCGAGCTGAACCTGGCGCCTGGCGTTAAAGCGGCGCGAATTTCTAACTTGTCCCGTGACCTGGCGCGATCCCTCTCTACCGTCGCGGTACGTGTGGTAGAGGTGATCCCCGGCAAGCCTTACGTCGGGCTTGAGTTGCCGAATAAGAAACGTCAAACCGTCTACCTGCGTGAAGTGCTGGACAACACCAAGTTCCGTGATAACCCCTCTCCGTTAACCGTGGTGCTGGGTAAAGATATCGCGGGCGATCCGGTGGTTGCCGACCTGGCGAAAATGCCTCACCTGTTGGTTGCAGGTACTACCGGTTCCGGTAAATCGGTTGGTGTCAACGCCATGATCCTCAGCATGCTTTACAAAGCGCAGCCGGAAGATGTGCGCTTTATTATGATCGACCCGAAAATGCTGGAGCTCTCCGTTTACGAAGGTATTCCCCATCTTCTCACCGAAGTGGTGACCGACATGAAAGACGCGGCCAATGCCCTGCGCTGGAGCGTTAACGAGATGGAACGTCGCTATAAGCTAATGTCAGCGCTCGGCGTGCGTAACCTTGCCGGTTATAACGAGAAAATCGCCGAGGCGGTACGCATGGGCCGTCCGATCCCGGACCCGTACTGGAAGCCGGGCGATAGCATGGATGCCCAGCATCCGGTGCTGGAGAAACTGCCTTACATCGTGGTGCTGGTGGATGAGTTCGCCGACCTGATGATGACCGTTGGCAAGAAAGTGGAAGAGTTGATTGCCCGACTGGCGCAGAAAGCGCGTGCGGCAGGTATCCACCTGGTGCTGGCGACACAACGTCCTTCCGTGGATGTCATCACCGGTTTGATCAAAGCCAACATCCCGACCCGTATCGCGTTTACCGTCTCGAGCAAAATTGACTCCCGCACTATTCTCGATCAGGGCGGCGCTGAGTCGCTGCTGGGAATGGGGGATATGCTGTTCTCCGGCCCGAACTCGACCTCGCCGGTGCGTGTTCACGGCGCCTTCGTGCGCGACGAGGAAGTGCACGCAGTGGTGCAGGACTGGAAAGCGCGTGGGCGTCCACAATACGTTGACGGCATTACCTCCGAAAGCGAAAGCGAAGGTGGGGGGGGGGGCATGGACGGCGGCGAAGAGCTGGATCCGTTATTCGACCAGGCAGTTAACTTCGTTACTGAAAAACGTAAAGCCTCTATCTCTGGTGTACAACGTCAGTTCCGCATCGGCTACAACCGCGCAGCGCGTATCATTGAACAAATGGAGGCGCAGGGCATTGTGAGCGAGCAAGGGCATAACGGTAACCGAGAGGTACTGGCGCCGCCGCCGTTTGATTAA
- the cydD gene encoding heme ABC transporter permease/ATP-binding protein CydD — protein MEKTRQQELTRWLKQQSVISRRWLMISRLLGLVSGVLIVAQAWLLARILHHMIMENIPREALLMPFIVLVLIFVLRAWVVWLRERVGFHAGQHIRYEIRRQVLNRLQDAGPAWIQGKPAGSWATLILEQIDDMHDYYARYLPQMALAVFVPLLIVITIFPINWVAALILLGTAPLIPLFMAMVGMGAADANRRNFLALGRLSGHFLDRLRGMETLRIFGRGEAETQNIRLASQDFRQRTMEVLRLAFLSSGVLEFFTSLSIALVAVYFGFSYLGALDFGHYGTAVTLSAGFLALILAPEFFQPLRDLGTFYHAKAQAVGAADSLKTFLETPLAHPERGEMTLNAKDPLTIEAHNFSVLSPEGKVLAGPLNFTLPAGQRVVLVGISGSGKSSLLNALSGFMAYTGSLRINKTELRDLDPDAWRKQLSWVGQNPQLPAATLRENVLLARPDAHVDELRSVLDRAWVSEFLPLLPQGVDTIVGDQSAGLSVGQAQRVAVARALLNACQLMLLDEPAASLDAHSEQRVMHALNDASRKQTTLMVTHQLDGIADWDQIWVMDNGHIVEQGDYASLVAAQGPFAALLANRQEDI, from the coding sequence ATGGAAAAAACCCGTCAACAAGAGTTAACACGCTGGCTGAAACAGCAAAGCGTTATATCCCGCCGCTGGCTTATGATCTCGCGACTTCTGGGGCTAGTCAGTGGTGTGTTGATTGTTGCCCAGGCATGGCTGCTGGCTCGCATTCTTCATCATATGATCATGGAGAACATCCCGCGCGAAGCGCTGTTGATGCCGTTTATCGTACTGGTTCTGATTTTTGTTCTGCGCGCCTGGGTCGTCTGGCTGCGTGAGCGCGTCGGTTTCCATGCGGGGCAGCATATCCGGTATGAAATTCGTCGCCAGGTGCTCAACCGTCTTCAGGATGCAGGGCCCGCGTGGATCCAGGGTAAGCCTGCCGGTAGCTGGGCCACACTTATTCTTGAACAGATCGATGATATGCACGACTACTATGCCCGCTATCTCCCCCAGATGGCGCTGGCCGTGTTTGTGCCGCTGCTGATCGTTATCACCATTTTCCCCATTAACTGGGTGGCGGCCCTGATTCTGCTGGGGACCGCGCCGCTGATCCCGTTATTTATGGCGATGGTCGGTATGGGCGCGGCAGATGCCAACCGTCGTAACTTCCTGGCGCTTGGCCGCCTGAGCGGCCACTTCCTTGACCGTCTGCGCGGGATGGAAACCTTACGGATCTTTGGTCGTGGGGAAGCTGAAACCCAAAATATCCGCCTGGCTTCGCAGGATTTCCGCCAACGGACCATGGAAGTATTGCGACTGGCGTTTCTCTCCTCGGGCGTACTTGAATTCTTTACCTCGCTGTCGATTGCGCTGGTTGCGGTCTACTTCGGCTTTTCCTATCTTGGCGCACTGGATTTCGGCCATTACGGTACGGCGGTGACGCTCTCTGCGGGTTTCCTGGCGCTGATCCTGGCGCCGGAATTCTTCCAGCCTTTGCGCGATCTCGGCACGTTTTATCATGCAAAAGCGCAGGCCGTGGGCGCCGCCGATAGCCTGAAAACGTTCCTCGAGACGCCGCTGGCGCACCCTGAGCGGGGTGAAATGACCCTGAACGCAAAAGATCCGCTGACGATAGAAGCGCATAACTTTTCTGTCCTGTCGCCTGAGGGCAAGGTGCTGGCTGGCCCACTGAACTTTACCCTTCCCGCCGGGCAACGGGTGGTTCTTGTCGGCATCAGTGGGTCGGGTAAAAGTTCACTCCTGAACGCGCTGTCGGGATTTATGGCTTATACCGGGTCGCTGCGGATCAATAAAACTGAACTGCGCGATCTCGACCCGGACGCCTGGCGTAAACAGCTCAGTTGGGTGGGGCAAAACCCACAGCTTCCGGCCGCGACGCTGCGTGAAAACGTGCTTCTGGCCCGCCCGGATGCCCATGTAGATGAACTCCGCTCCGTGCTGGACCGCGCCTGGGTGAGTGAGTTTCTGCCGCTGTTACCACAGGGCGTGGATACCATTGTCGGCGACCAGTCCGCCGGTCTGTCCGTTGGGCAGGCGCAGCGTGTGGCCGTTGCCCGTGCCCTGCTCAACGCTTGCCAGCTGATGCTGCTCGATGAACCTGCGGCCAGCCTGGACGCGCACAGCGAACAGCGCGTAATGCATGCGCTTAACGACGCCTCGCGCAAACAAACGACCCTGATGGTAACCCACCAGCTTGATGGCATTGCCGACTGGGATCAAATCTGGGTAATGGATAACGGCCATATTGTTGAGCAAGGTGATTACGCCTCGCTCGTTGCCGCACAGGGGCCTTTTGCCGCTCTGCTGGCGAATCGTCAGGAGGATATCTGA
- the trxB gene encoding thioredoxin-disulfide reductase, with translation MGTAKHSKLLILGSGPAGYTAAVYAARANLHPVLITGMEKGGQLTTTTEVENWPGDPNDLTGPLLMERMHEHAAKFETEILFDHINKVDLQNRPFRLTGDSGEYTCDALIIATGASARYLGLPSEEAFKGRGVSACATCDGFFYRNQKVAVIGGGNTAVEEALYLANIASEVHLIHRRDTFRAEKILIKRLMDKVASGNIVLHTNRTLEEVTGDQMGVAGLRIRDTHNTDSVETLDVAGLFVAIGHSPNTAIFDGQLELENGYIKVQSGIHGNATQTSIPGVFAAGDVMDHIYRQAITSAGTGCMAALDAERYLDGLAEQAK, from the coding sequence ATGGGCACGGCCAAACACAGTAAGCTACTCATCCTTGGTTCTGGACCTGCGGGATACACCGCGGCGGTCTATGCTGCACGCGCTAACCTGCATCCGGTACTCATCACCGGTATGGAAAAAGGCGGTCAGTTGACCACCACCACAGAAGTAGAAAACTGGCCAGGCGACCCGAACGACCTGACCGGGCCGCTGCTGATGGAACGTATGCACGAGCATGCGGCCAAATTCGAAACCGAAATTCTGTTCGATCATATCAATAAGGTCGATCTGCAGAACCGTCCGTTCCGTCTGACCGGCGACAGCGGCGAATATACCTGCGACGCGCTGATTATCGCGACGGGCGCCTCTGCCCGTTACCTGGGTCTGCCTTCTGAAGAAGCGTTTAAGGGCCGCGGCGTATCAGCCTGCGCAACCTGTGACGGTTTCTTCTATCGCAACCAGAAAGTGGCGGTTATCGGTGGCGGCAACACCGCCGTGGAAGAGGCCCTCTATCTGGCGAACATCGCCTCAGAGGTGCATCTGATCCACCGTCGCGACACCTTCCGCGCGGAAAAAATCCTGATCAAACGCCTGATGGATAAAGTGGCGAGCGGCAATATTGTGCTGCACACCAACCGTACGCTGGAAGAGGTGACCGGCGATCAAATGGGCGTTGCCGGTCTGCGTATCCGTGATACGCACAATACCGATAGCGTTGAAACGCTGGACGTCGCCGGCCTGTTCGTGGCGATCGGCCACAGCCCGAACACCGCTATTTTCGACGGCCAGCTGGAACTGGAAAACGGCTATATCAAAGTACAGTCCGGTATTCACGGCAATGCAACCCAGACCAGCATCCCAGGTGTCTTCGCAGCAGGTGACGTGATGGACCATATTTATCGTCAGGCGATCACCTCTGCGGGTACGGGCTGTATGGCCGCACTGGATGCGGAACGTTACCTCGACGGACTGGCTGAACAAGCCAAATAA
- the aat gene encoding leucyl/phenylalanyl-tRNA--protein transferase: MRLIQLSRHNIAFPSPEGALREPNGLLALGGDLSPARLLMAYQRGIFPWFSPGDPILWWSPDPRAILWPAQFHLSRSMKRFHAKSPYRVTLNHAFGQVIEGCAQDRHEGTWITQDIITAYHQLHELGYAHSVEVWKGNDLVGGMYGVAQGTLFCGESMFSRAVNASKTALLVFCQQFAQRGGRLIDCQVLNEHTASLGATEISRRHYIEHLETCRQDRLPHDFWIPGTLFLPNA; encoded by the coding sequence ATGCGCCTGATCCAGCTTTCTCGTCATAATATCGCCTTCCCCTCACCGGAAGGGGCGCTGCGTGAGCCTAACGGGCTGCTGGCGCTGGGCGGCGACCTCAGCCCCGCACGGCTGTTGATGGCTTATCAGCGCGGCATTTTCCCGTGGTTTTCTCCCGGCGATCCCATTTTATGGTGGTCGCCCGATCCCCGTGCCATACTGTGGCCTGCGCAGTTTCACCTGAGCCGCAGCATGAAGCGTTTCCATGCAAAATCACCCTACCGTGTGACCCTGAATCACGCTTTTGGCCAAGTTATTGAAGGTTGCGCGCAAGACCGACACGAAGGGACCTGGATCACCCAGGATATTATCACCGCCTACCATCAGTTACACGAACTGGGCTATGCGCACTCTGTTGAGGTGTGGAAGGGAAACGATCTGGTGGGCGGCATGTACGGCGTGGCGCAAGGGACGCTGTTTTGCGGTGAGTCGATGTTCTCCCGTGCGGTTAATGCCTCAAAAACAGCGCTGCTGGTTTTCTGCCAGCAATTTGCTCAACGTGGCGGACGGTTGATCGATTGCCAGGTGCTTAATGAACACACCGCCTCGCTCGGGGCCACTGAAATCTCCCGTCGTCACTACATTGAACACCTTGAGACGTGCCGCCAGGATAGGCTCCCGCATGATTTTTGGATACCAGGGACACTCTTTCTGCCCAATGCCTAA
- the infA gene encoding translation initiation factor IF-1 encodes MAKEDNIEMQGTVLDTLPNTMFRVELENGHVVTAHISGKMRKNYIRILTGDKVTVELTPYDLSKGRIVFRSR; translated from the coding sequence ATGGCCAAAGAAGACAATATTGAAATGCAGGGTACCGTACTTGATACGTTGCCTAATACCATGTTTCGCGTAGAGCTGGAAAACGGTCACGTGGTAACTGCGCACATCTCCGGTAAAATGCGCAAAAACTACATCCGCATTTTAACGGGCGACAAAGTGACTGTTGAACTGACCCCGTACGACCTGAGCAAAGGCCGCATTGTCTTCCGTAGTCGCTAA